The genomic interval TTAATACACGGTGTTGGGCAACGTTTTTTAATGTACTCCTATTCCTTCGAACATTAACAAACTAATTCCTGTGTCTTTATATTTTTTCCCTTTATAAACTTCTGTTATTTCAAACTTTAATTTCGTCGTCAATTTTGGAGGAAACTTTATTTTTCCGATTTCAATTGTTTGTATTTCGTAAGAGTCAATTAGGTTTAAAATTGCATAAGGTTCATTATTTAAATATACTTTCAATTGTTTTACTCGGGAATTATTTTCCCAAGTTTCTATATTTTTTTTATAGCCATTTGCCAATAGTATTTTATTAATTCCTAATTCTCCATTGTAAGATTCCATCTCGCTAAAATTAAATGAATATTCAATAAATTCTCCAATTCCATATTCAGAACTTCCTTCAATCCAAGCAGTATTTTTGTTGAAATCGTGTATGTTTTTCGGTGAGTAATTAATTCCTTTATTCTCTTTTAATTCAGACGAAGCTTCTATAGATTTTACATTTCCTCCACAATACCAACTACAGCCTTTCAAGAAAATCAAATCTCCAATTGGTTTTTGATTTTCGTCATAATCTTCAAAGTCAAAATAGGTAGAATCTTTTTCCTGAATAGCTTGAATTATTTTAAATTCTTGTGAAAATAAAATTGAGCTAAATGTCAGAATTAAGATTGTTATTCCAATTTTCATATGGTTTCTTGTTAATGTTTCCCAACGTTGTTGTATAAGCTTTGTTGCGTTGTTTAAGCAATGAATTTAGTAAATAAAACACGAACGGCGAAATTCCGGAGGAATTTCCCAAGTGAGCTAAAACCAGCAATAAAGTTTATACGGTGTTGGCAATAGTTATTTTTCATTCAATATCTTAATTTTCTGTTCTATAAATAATTTTTCAAATTCTTCTATTTTCAGATTTTTGATATAATTCACATTTTTCTTCTTTACTCCACTAAAAAATCCAGAAGATTCAGTTACAAAATATAGAATACTATCAAGTTTTATATTCGTTCTGTTATTTTCTAATTCAGAAATTATAGTTGAAACAAATACTCTCGATTTTTTTCTCGGTAATTCAATAACTATTCGATATTTAGAATCTACATTATTTACTGACGCTTTAAGTAAAGTTCTTATTAACTCTTCTTTCGGAATCTCAACTTGAGTTTGATATTCAGATTTTAAATTTAATTCTCCAGATTCTCTTGGAAGTGTTGTTGCTATAAAAGCAAACGAACAAATTCCAATTATAAGTTCTTTTGGAAGAAGGTTTATTTTTTTAATTCCGATATTATTTT from Polaribacter sejongensis carries:
- a CDS encoding NADase-type glycan-binding domain-containing protein, coding for MKIGITILILTFSSILFSQEFKIIQAIQEKDSTYFDFEDYDENQKPIGDLIFLKGCSWYCGGNVKSIEASSELKENKGINYSPKNIHDFNKNTAWIEGSSEYGIGEFIEYSFNFSEMESYNGELGINKILLANGYKKNIETWENNSRVKQLKVYLNNEPYAILNLIDSYEIQTIEIGKIKFPPKLTTKLKFEITEVYKGKKYKDTGISLLMFEGIGVH